In Podospora pseudopauciseta strain CBS 411.78 chromosome 3, whole genome shotgun sequence, one genomic interval encodes:
- a CDS encoding hypothetical protein (COG:S; EggNog:ENOG503P1CI) — protein MFFKVPRTYFRRHASFWQKSQSMPWQLSSDLEVTESTVKAAFNHLISSEVAEAFPNHCFCFFIDGLDEYEAIIQTDHADLAALLNSWTEAGLSSRNIKLCVSSREYNSFMNLFSDDRRLRLHELTHSDMVACVRDKLDRISGSNGFDQLVEDIVEKGQGIFQWVGIVFKNMRYEIDNATTEAQEFTDSLKMLPSEINDLYKHIFDSLRDTKRAYRTLATALLPFPWRPTLFFQDYEQDRSFVVGNSFPATTESSRHKLGKTRLRGWCGGLLDTRTVTLGGVQRLYAAHPYTMEVVQFTHRSVRDFLEHPDGQQKMLELLEGFDVLDAISQMHLAHLRMFRENCPGFDTSYILFRERHRNGSDKSPYIFLEAWDKFCPDNDSLEPSPGHYDVLLPAGDSAYGLATCAFWGQRVVRDIIETDIGWMNRFISTGIWLGPSRKMTNDPTVTDSSHKVGLLANLILNCHRERTTHEEEDFAMLDFLFDKGLSDPTHPGASINRSRDVQVEPDVSGMPQLTTWHRFLLYEWMYQHAERVWGGRLPHEQLDARFGEAVAWFLRKGADPYFFARIEVVRWPYFKDELESVSRDRQISAYHGPLIRPNSLRSFRKITIQFQKRMANGDTEQFVLKEEIPACFHL, from the exons ATGTTTTTCAAAGTGCCCAGAACTTATTTCCGCCGTCATGCTTCCTTCTGGCAAAAGTCACAATCGATGCCGTGGCAGCTGAGCTCTGATCTCGAGGTGACGGAGAGCACAGTCAAGGCAGCTTTCAATCATCTTATCAGTAGTGAGGTGGCCGAAGCATTTCCGAACCActgcttttgcttttttatTGACGGCCTGGACGAGTACGAGGCAATAATCCAGACGGACCATGCAGATCTGGCTGCACTACTCAACAGCTGGACAGAGGCGGGCCTTTCATCTCGCAACATCAAGCTGTGTGTCTCCAGCCGTGAATACAACTCCTTCATGAACCTGTTCTCCGACGACAGGCGGCTGCGGCTTCATGAGCTTACTCACAGCGACATGGTCGCCTGTGTAAGAGACAAGCTTGACCGCATATCTGGGTCGAATGGTTTCGACCAGTTGGTCGAAGACATTGTGGAGAAAGGACAGGGTATTTTTCAGTGGGTTGGGATTGTGTTCAAGAATATGAGATACGAGATCGACAACGCAACTACCGAGGCCCAAGAGTTCACAGACTCGCTGAAGATGTTGCCAAGCGAGATAAACGACCTCTACAAGCACATATTTGACTCTCTGCGTGATACAAAACGTGCATACCGCACATTGGCAACG GCGTTGCTTCCTTTTCCGTGGAGGCCTACTCTCTTTTTCCAAGATTATGAGCAGGACAGGAGTTTCGTTGTAGGCAATTCATTTCCTGCCACGACAGAATCATCACGGCACAAGCTTGGTAAAACACGCCTCCGTGGGTGGTGCGGTGGACTACTCGATACCAGAACAGTCACCCTGGGAGGAGTCCAACGGCTCTACGCTGCGCATCCATATACGATGGAAGTTGTGCAATTTACCCACCGCTCGGTCAGAGACTTCCTTGAACACCCCGATGGTCAACAGAAGATGCTGGAGCTTCTTGAAGGCTTTGATGTCTTGGACGCAATTTCGCAAATGCACCTCGCACATTTACGAATGTTTCGCGAGAATTGCCCGGGCTTCGATACCTcatatatattatttcgtGAACGGCACAGGAATGGCTCAGACAAAAGTCCCTACATTTTCCTGGAAGCATGGGATAAATTCTGCCCTGATAACGACTCTCTTGAGCCCAGCCCCGGGCACTATGACGTCCTTCTTCCAGCGGGCGACAGTGCCTATGGGTTAGCAACTTGTGCATTTTGGGGTCAGAGGGTGGTCCGTGACATAATAGAAACAGATATCGGGTGGATGAACCGCTTTATTTCCACCGGCATCTGGTTAGGCCCATCACGGAAAATGACAAATGACCCAACTGTCACCGATAGCTCCCACAAAGTGGGGTTGCTCGCAAATCTCATACTTAACTGCCACAGAGAGAGAACAACtcatgaggaagaagactttGCCATGTTGGACTTTCTCTTTGACAAAGGCCTAAGCGACCCAACACATCCTGGGGCCAGCATTAACAGGAGTCGCGATGTTCAAGTTGAACCGGACGTGAGTGGGATGCCTCAATTGACCACTTGGCACCGTTTCTTACTGTATGAGTGGATGTATCAGCATGCGGAACGAGTATGGGGTGGTCGCCTACCGCACGAGCAGCTTGACGCAAGATTTGGAGAAGCGGTAGCGTGGTTTCTCAGAAAGGGCGCCGACCCGTACTTCTTTGCGAGAATAGAGGTTGTCAGGTGGCCATATTTCAAAGACGAGCTCGAATCAGTAAGTCGAGATCGACAAATCAGCGCTTATCATGGCCCTCTCATCCGTCCCAACAGCCTTCGCAGCTTTCGAAAGATAACGATTCAGTTTCAGAAGAGGATGGCCAATGGAGATACAGAACAATTTGTTCTTAAAGAAGAGATCCCCGCTTGTTTCCATCTGTAG
- the YVC1 gene encoding Calcium channel yvc1 (EggNog:ENOG503NV46; COG:U): MGGLSWRKLLGWDRHPSDGHRHDYDSWWHDSRRRLLPHYHDESLESAIPPQAVTEVALRLRHLIEQCVPCELNPDLVTRPHSKVITTKVIKAAKEAGGKEHGACVVFCLLVNKRWWKHQSLVELWDADLHNLRAVACEVIAKQIIETENDPTYLMHSVLLKRYSIIIDGKPTPPANVVERAVDLHALRVIGSSGYQKCINFLWKGWLVQDEDDPSTFVDYKDKDNTSYCAHLDPDRMRAPMYQNVTQMLFSFFYLILYTLAMNSVNARGEIDLIEGLLYVFTIGYICDELSKLWKAGHQILSFWHAFNSVLYALVTTSLAMRFIALSAGVDDPIRHQYTTLSYNFLAVSAPLFWGRLLLYLDSFRFFGAMLVVLKVMMKESMIFFALLIVIFIGFLQAFIGLDFAEDQAAEDFYFIIQAMANALMQSPDFSGFDKFSHPFGLILYYCFTFVVMVVLLNILIALYNSAYEDIYDNANDEYLAMFAQKTMTFVRAPDENVFIPPLNLIEIFCLAIPFEWWMSKKTYEHLNDIVMAALYSPLLLVSAYFEMRTAQEIRGNRARGEEDDDTIEEWEQMSDHFDFEGDGWSKTVASAKSNLEEDADVVEIKKLKQEVEELKKMIEGLTKFIAGEKGLGNGDTEELKGVDEEGESSGGA; this comes from the exons ATGGGAGGCCTAAGCTGGAGAAAACTTCTCGGTTGGGATCGCCATCCTAGTGACGGCCATCGTCACGATTATGACAGCTGGTGGCATGATTCTCGTCGGCGTC TGCTCCCCCACTACCACGATGAATCTCTCGAGTCTGCCATTCCTCCACAAGCCGTCACCGAAGTAGCCCTCCGATTGCGCCACCTGATCGAGCAGTGTGTTCCTTGCGAGTTGAACCCCGATTTGGTCACCCGCCCTCACAGTAaggtcatcaccaccaaggtGATCAAAGCAGCCAAGGAGGCCGGTGGGAAGGAGCACGGCGCCTGTGTGGTGTTTTGTCTGCTGGTGAACAAGCGCTGGTGGAAGCACCAGAGTCTGGTTGAGCTATGGGATGCCGATTTGCATAACCTCAGGGCGGTAGCTTGTGAGGTTATCGCCAAGCAGAT TATCGAGACGGAGAATGATCCTACTTACCTCATGCACTCGGTCCTCCTCAAGCGGTACTCTATCATCATTGATGGCAAgcccacaccaccagccaatGTCGTTGAGCGAGCTGTTGATCTCCACGCCCTTAGAGTGATTGGTTCATCCGGCTACCAAAAATGCATCAACTTCCTCTGGAAGGGCTGGCTAGTccaggatgaggacgacCCGTCCACCTTTGTGGActacaaggacaaggacaacacGTCGTACTGCGCCCACCTCGACCCCGACCGCATGCGAGCACCCATGTACCAGAACGTGACGCAGatgctcttctccttcttctacCTCATACTCTACACCCTTGCGATGAACTCAGTAAATGCCCGAGGAGAGATTGACCTCATCGAGGGGCTGCTGTATGTCTTCACCATTGGCTACATCTGCGACGAACTGTCCAAGCTCTGGAAAGCTGGGCATCAGATCCTGAGCTTTTGGCACGCATTCAACTCGGTCCTGTACGCGCTGGTGACCACCAGCTTGGCCATGAGGTTCATTGCGCTCAGtgctggggttgatgatCCGATCAGACATCAATACACGACGCTGAGCTACAACTTTTTGGCTGTCAGCGCGCCGTTGTTTTGGGGCCGGCTGCTGCTCTACCTTGACAGTTTCAGGTTCTTCGGCGCCATGTTGGTGGTGCtcaaggtgatgatgaaggagTCGATGATCTTCTTTGCGCTGCTTATTGTGATCTTTATTGGCTTCCTCCAGGCTTTCATCGGCCTGGACTTTGCTGAGGATCAAGCGGCCGAGGACTTTTACTTTATCATTCAGGCGATGGCGAACGCGCTGATGCAGAGCCCGGATTTCAGTGGGTTTGATAAGTTCAGTCATCCGTTTGGACTGATTTTGTATTACTGCTTTACTTTTGTTGTCATG GTtgtcctcctcaacatcctGATCGCGCTTTACAACTCGGCCTACGAGGACATCTACGACAACGCCAACGACGAGTATCTCGCCATGTTTGCGCAAAAGACGATGACTTTTGTTCGTGCTCCCGACGAGAATGTGTTCATACCGCCCTTGAACCTGATTGAGATTTTCTGCTTGGCCATCCCGTTCGAGTGGTGGATGAGCAAGAAGACGTATGAACACCTCAACGATATCGTCATGGCTGCGCTCTACTCGCCTCTGCTGCTTGTGTCGGCCTATTTTGAAATGAGGACTGCCCAGGAGATCAGAGGGAACAGGGCccggggcgaggaggatgatgataccATTGAGGAGTGGGAGCAAATGTCTGACCACTTTGACTTTGAGGGTGACGGGTGGTCCAAGACTGTGGCTAGCGCAAAGAGTAatctggaggaggatgccgatgTGGTCGAGATTAAGAAGCTGAagcaggaggtggaggagctgaagaagatgatcGAGGGGTTGACCAAGTTTATTGCTGGTGAGAAGGGACTTGGAAATGGCGATACCGAAGAGCTAAAGGGggttgacgaggagggagagtcTAGTGGTGGTGCTTAG
- a CDS encoding hypothetical protein (EggNog:ENOG503PCNU; COG:G; CAZy:AA9) — MKPTALLLLAATGAEAHYRFSKLIVDGVPETKEWGFVRQSKNYQSNAGVTDVNSNDMRCYQMRTGTATATVTAGTRLGFVAMSAVTHFGPVSFYMARVPDNANINTWEPAGNVWFKVGEISAQAGPNGQLGSSEQNWPAYNQKEVYFNVPKEVPNGKYLVRVESIALHQAQSAGGAQLYINCAQVEVVGGGSGRPGPLVSFPGAYGRNDPGLVWSYYPVRTSYKAPGPAVWQG; from the exons atgaAGCCAAcagctctcctcctcctcgccgccacaGGCGCAGAAGCTCACT ACCGCTTCTCCAAACTAATCGTCGACGGCGTCCCGGAAACAAAAGAATGGGGCTTCGTCCGCCAATCCAAAAACTACCAGTCCAACGCCGGCGTCACAGATGTAAACAGCAACGACATGCGCTGCTACCAAATGCGCACCGGCACCGCCACCGCGACCGTCACAGCCGGCACCCGCCTCGGCTTTGTCGCCATGTCAGCCGTCACCCATTTTGGCCCCGTATCCTTCTACATGGCTCGCGTGCCCGACAATGCAAACATCAACACGTGGGAGCCGGCGGGGAATGTGTGGTTCAAAGTGGGGGAAATCAGTGCCCAAGCTGGGCCGAACGGGCAGCTGGGGAGTTCGGAGCAGAATTGGCCTGCTTATA ACCAGAAAGAAGTGTACTTTAATGTGCCCAAAGAGGTGCCAAACGGAAAGTATCTTGTTCGTGTGGAGAGTATTGCTCTACACCAGGCTCAGTCGGCGGGTGGTGCCCAGCTTTACATCAACTGCGCTcaggttgaggttgtgggcGGGGGGAGTGGGCGGCCGGGCCCGCTGGTTTCTTTCCCGGGGGCGTACGGTAGGAATGATCCCGGGTTGGTGTGGTCGTATTATCCTGTTCGGACGAGCTACAAAGCTCCGGGGCCGGCGGTTTGGCAGGGTTGA
- the SPF1 gene encoding putative cation-transporting ATPase 1 (COG:P; EggNog:ENOG503NV0M), translating to MAPLVDNSQIQSAELLRPLPLAQHAYIWPFAIIWPVFLRYYLSEELYNKHIGAQEWTFVWVGSIITVQALTWLCTHWSVNLDATFTARKVRTIEDAKLIKVVPIANAGSAEICKLVRDKVGGKPNLSFLFQKRRFLYNPETKKFGTLAYDIDASPAPKLEKFQKSRGITSASELERLEQHYGTNTFDIPVPTFTELFKEHAVAPFFVFQLFCVGLWLLDEYWYYSLFTLFMLVMFESTVVWQRQRTLVEFRGMSIKPYNIYVYRLGKWTEIQSDKLLPGDLVSVSRTKEDSGVACDMILVEGTAIVNEAMLSGESTPLLKDSIQLRPGEAEIDIEGLDKNSFLWGGTKVLQITHGNTEEERPKLASGVPAPPDNGAMAIVTKTGFETSQGSLVRTMIYSTERVSANNAEALFFILFLLIFALAASWYVWDEGVKKDRKRSKLLLDCILITTSVVPPELPMELSLAVNTSLAALAKFAIFCTEPFRIPFAGRIDVACFDKTGTLTGEDLVVEGIAGLGLGHSGTDTPRETDGAHSHMTKVHDAGLETTLVLATAHALVKLDEGEVVGDPMEKATLNALGWSLGKNDTLTSKPTTVATTGIAGTVQIKRRFQFSSALKRQSAVATIHATENKADQRLKGTFVAVKGAPETIMKMLVTVPKDYEETYKYFTRRGSRVLALAYKHLSVDNELGMSRINDLKREKVESELTFAGFLVLQCPLKDDAKEAVRMLNESSHRVVMITGDNPLTAVHVAKEVEIVDRDVLILDSPEHSVHGEEKLVWRSVDDKVQIEVDPTKPIDPQIIKTKDLCVTGYALNKFKDQVGWKTLLRHTWVYARVSPKQKEDILLGLKDMGYYTLMAGDGTNDVGALKQAHIGVALLNGTQQDLTRIAEHARDQRMKGMYQKQVDLMKRWNQPAPPVPAMIAHLYPPGPSNPHYEKAMEREAAKRGVTVAQLAKANGTDIETVTSPAAQQLINQDPRRAKQSDAVAKATNFADKLQQSMMDAELDDEPPSLKLGDASVAAPFTSKLRNVIAIPNIIRQGRCTLVATIQMYKILALNCLISAYSLSVLYLEGIKFGDGQITISGMLMSVCFLSISRAKSVEGLSKERPQPNIFNFYIIGSILGQFAVHVATLIYIARFCDRLEPRSEMVDLEAEFSPSLLNSAVYLLQLIQQISTFAVNYQGRPFRESLSENRGMFWGILGVTAIAFSCSTEFLPELNQQMKLVPFTEEFKTTMTAVMVLDYVACYAIEIVLKFLFSDLKARDIAERRPEQLERERARKEEERKKKEEEEDRKREEQVKEFERKLEENKRRLAEAWGRN from the exons ATGGCGCCGCTTGTCGATAACTCGCAGATTCAGTCCGCTGAACTGCTGCGCCCGCTGCCTCTGGCCCAGCATGCCTACATTTGGCCGTTTGCCATAATATGGCCCGTTTTTCTACGATACTATCTCAGCGAGGAACTTTACAACAAACACATCGGGGCGCAGGAATGGACATTTGTCTGGGTTGGCTCTATCATCACTGTCCAGGCGCTGACCTGGCTCTGCACACACTGGAGCGTTAACCTTGATGCCACGTTCACCGCCCGGAAGGTCCGCACCATCGAGGATGCGAAACTGATCAAGGTTGTCCCAATTGCGAATGCCGGCTCTGCTGAGATTTGCAAGCTTGTTCGCGACAAG GTCGGAGGCAAGCCCAACCTCTCGTTCCTTTTCCAAAAGCGCCGTTTTCTCTACAATCCCGAGACCAAGAAGTTCGGTACCCTTGCCTACGACATCGATGCTAGCCCTGCCCCAAAGCTTGAGAAGTTCCAGAAATCCAGGGGTATCACCAGCGCCTCCGAGTTGGAGCGCCTCGAGCAGCACTATGGCACCAACACTTTCGACATCCCAGTCCCAACTTTCACCGAGCTCTTCAAGGAACACGCGGTCGCCCCGTTCTTTGTGTTCCAGCTGTTTTGCGTGGGTCTCTGGCTGTTGGATGAATACTGGTACTACTCGCTCTTCACCCTGTTCATGCTCGTCATGTTCGAAAGCACCGTGGTCTGGCAGCGTCAGCGCACCCTTGTTGAATTCCGAGGAATGAGCATCAAGCCTTACAACATCTACGTCTATCGCCTCGGCAAGTGGACTGAAATCCAGAGCGACAAGCTTCTGCCTGGCGATTTGGTCTCAGTCTCGCGCACCAAGGAGGACAGCGGTGTTGCCTGCGATATGATCTTGGTCGAGGGTACTGCGATTGTGAATGAGGCCATGCTCTCCGGTGAGAGTACTCCTCTTCTCAAGGATTCAATTCAACTTCGTCCCGGCGAGGCTGAAATCGATATCGAGGGTCTCGACAAGAACTCCTTCCTCTGGGGAGGCACCAAGGTCTTGCAGATTACCCATGGCAACACTGAAGAGGAGAGGCCTAAGCTTGCTTCAGGCGTTCCCGCGCCTCCTGACAACGGAGCCATGGCTATTGTCACCAAGACTGGTTTCGAGACTTCCCAGGGAAGCTTGGTTCGTACCATGATCTACTCTACTGAACGCGTCTCGGCCAACAACGCCGAGGCTCTGTTCTTCATCTTGTTCTTGCTTATCTTTGCTCTTGCTGCCTCTTGGTATGTCTGGGACGAGGGTGTCAAGAAGGACCGCAAGAGATCTAAGCTTCTGTTGGACTgcattctcatcaccacaagcGTCGTGCCCCCTGAGCTTCCCATGGAACTCAGCTTGGCCGTCAACACCAGTTTGGCTGCTCTTGCCAAGTTCGCTATCTTCTGCACTGAACCCTTCAGAATTCCCTTCGCTGGCCGCATCGATGTGGCATGCTTCGACAAGACTGGCACTCTCACGGGAGAAGACCTCGTGGTTGAGGGTATCGCTGGTCTTGGCCTGGGCCACTCTGGCACTGACACCCCTAGGGAGACCGATGGCGCCCATAGTCATATGACCAAGGTCCACGATGCTGGCCTCGAGACCACCCTCGTCCTTGCCACTGCGCATGCTCTTGTCAAGCTTGACgaaggggaggttgttggagaCCCGATGGAAAAGGCTACACTCAACGCTCTTGGTTGGTCCTTGGGCAAGAATGATACCTTGACTAGCAAACCTACCACTGTTGCGACTACCGGCATTGCTGGCACCGTTCAGATCAAGCGCCGTTTCCAGTTTTCTTCTGCTTTGAAGCGCCAGAGCGCTGTCGCCACCATCCATGCCACTGAGAACAAGGCCGACCAAAGACTGAAGGGTACTTTTGTCGCCGTCAAGGGCGCCCCCGAGACGATCATGAAGATGCTGGTCACTGTGCCCAAGGACTACGAGGAAACGTACAAGTACTTCACTCGCCGTGGCTCCCGTGTCTTGGCGTTGGCTTACAAGCACTTATCTGTGGATAACGAGCTTGGTATGAGCAGGATCAACGACTTGAAGCGTGAGAAGGTGGAATCGGAACTTACTTTTGCTGGTTTCTTGGTTCTTCAGTGCCCTCTCAAGGATGATGCCAAGGAGGCGGTTCGCATGCTCAACGAGAGCAGCCACCGTGTCGTCATGATTACCGGAGATAACCCGCTTACTGCTGTTCACGTCGCCAAGGAGGTGGAAATCGTCGACCGGGATGTTCTCATCTTGGATTCCCCTGAGCACAGCGTGCATGGTGAGGAGAAGCTCGTCTGGCGCAGCGTCGACGACAAGGTTCAAATTGAGGTTGACCCCACCAAGCCTATCGACCCTCAGATTATCAAGACGAAGGATCTCTGTGTTACCGGTTATGCTCTGAACAAGTTCAAAGATCAAGTTGGCTGGAAGACTCTGTTGCGCCATACGTGGGTGTACGCCCGTGTTTCGCCCAAGCAAAAGGAGGATATTCTCTTGGGTCTCAAGGATATGGGCTACTACACTCTGATGGCTGGCGATGGTACCAACGATGTCGGTGCGCTCAAACAAGCCCACATCGGTGTTGCTCTTCTCAACGGCACTCAACAGGATCTGACACGCATTGCCGAACACGCACGCGACCAACGGATGAAGGGCATGTACCAGAAGCAGGTCGACCTGATGAAGAGATGGAACCAGCCTGCGCCCCCCGTTCCTGCCATGATCGCTCACTTGTACCCCCCTGgacccagcaacccccactACGAGAAGGCCATGGAGCGCGAGGCTGCCAAGAGAGGTGTCACAGTCGCCCAGCTCGCCAAGGCCAACGGCACCGACATCGAGACTGTGACTTCTCCTGCCGCTCAGCAACTCATCAACCAAGACCCGCGGAGAGCTAAGCAATCTGATGCTGTGGCCAAGGCCACCAACTTTGCCGACAAGCTTCAACAATCCATGATGGACGCTGAGCTTGACGATGAGCCCCCTTCGCTGAAGCTGGGCGATGCCTCCGTCGCCGCCCCCTTCACTTCCAAGCTCCGTAACGTCATTGCCATTCCCAACATTATCCGCCAAGGTCGTTGCACCCTTGTTGCCACCATTCAAATGTACAAGATTCTCGCTCTCAACTGCCTGATTAGTGCGTACAGTTTGAGTGTTTTGTACCTCGAGGGTATCAAGTTTGGCGACGGTCAGATCACCATCAGTGGTATGCTCATGAGCGTCTGCTTCTTGTCTATCTCCCGCGCCAAATCCGTTGAGGGTCTGTCCAAAGAAAGACCGCAGCCGAATATCTTTAATTTCTACATCATCGGGTCCATTCTTGGCCAGTTTGCTGTTCATGTCGCGACGCTTATCTACATTGCCCGGTTTTGCGATAGGCTTGAGCC TCGCTCCGAAATGGTCGATCTCGAGGCCGagttctccccctcccttctcaaCTCGGCCGTCTACCTCCTTCAGCTCATCCAGCAGATCTCCACTTTTGCCGTCAACTACCAGGGCCGTCCCTTCCGCGAATCGCTCTCGGAGAACCGGGGCATGTTCTGGGGCATTCTTGGCGTCACCGCCATTGCATTTTCCTGCTCCACCGAGTTTCTCCCTGAGCTCAACCAACAGATGAAGCTCGTGCCCTTCACCGAGGAGTTCAAGACTACCATGACAgcggtgatggtgctggaTTATGTTGCTTGCTATGCTATCGAAATCGTTCTCAAGTTCTTGTTCTCGGACCTCAAGGCGAGGGACATTGCCGAGAGGAGACCGGAGCAGcttgagagggagagggcgaggaaggaggaggaacgcaagaagaaggaagaagaggaggatagaaagagggaggagcaggtgaaggagtttgagaggaagctggaggagaatAAGAGGAGGCTGGCGGAGGCATGGGGGAGGAATTAA
- the MDH1 gene encoding Malate dehydrogenase, cytoplasmic (COG:C; EggNog:ENOG503NWAG), producing MFASRIQTRAFSVSARQLSKVTVLGAAGGIGQPLSLLLKQNPRVTELALYDIRGAPGVAADVSHVNTKSTVKGYEATPSGLASALKGSEVVLIPAGVPRKPGMTRDDLFNTNASIVRDLAKACAESCPEANILIISNPVNSTVPICAEVFKSKGVYNPKRLFGVTTLDVVRASRFVSEKKGTDPKDENITVVGGHSGVTIVPLFSQSNHPDLSSDAELVKRVQFGGDEVVKAKDGAGSATLSMAMAGARMADSVLRAAQGEKGVIEPTFVDSPLYKDQGIDFFSSKVELGPNGVEKILPVGKVDAIEEGLLQACFADLKKNIEKGVAFVASNPGK from the exons ATGTTTGCCTCCAGAATCCAGACCCGCGCCTTCTCGGTGTCGGCCCGCCAG CTCTCCAAGGTTACCGTCCTCGGTGCCGCCGGTGGCATTGGCCAgcccctctctcttctcctgaAGCAGAACCCCAGAGTCACTGAGCTCGCCCTCTACGATATCCGTGGCGCCCCTG GCGTTGCTGCTGATGTCTCCCACGTCAACACTAAGTCCACCGTCAAGGGCTACGAGGCCACCCCCAGCGGCCTCGCCAGCGCCCTCAAGGGCTCCGAGGTCGTCCTCATCCCCGCCGGTGTTCCCCGCAAGCCCGGCATGACCCGTGATGAtctcttcaacaccaacgcCTCCATCGTCCGCGACCTCGCCAAGGCCTGCGCCGAGTCCTGCCCCGAGgccaacatcctcatcatctccaaccccgTCAACTCCACCGTCCCCATCTGCGCCGAGGTCTTCAAGTCCAAGGGTGTCTACAACCCCAAGCGCCTCTTCGGTGTCACGACCCTTGACGTTGTCCGTGCCTCCCGCTTCGTTtccgagaagaagggcacCGACCCCAAGGATGAGAACATCACCGTTGTCGGTGGCCACTCCGGTGTGACCATcgtccccctcttctcccagTCCAACCACCCCGACCTCTCCTCCGACGCCGAGCTCGTCAAGCGTGTCCAgttcggtggtgatgaggttgtcaaggccaaggatgGTGCCGGTtccgccaccctctccatGGCCATGGCCGGTGCCCGCATGGCCGACTCCGTCCTTCGCGCTGCTCAGGGCGAGAAGGGCGTCATTGAGCCCACCTTCGTCGACAGCCCCCTCTACAAGGACCAGGGCATCGACTTCTTCAGCTCCAAGGTTGAGCTCGGCCCCAACGGTGTTGAGAAGATCCTCCCCGTCGGCAAGGTTGACGCCATCGAAGAGGGTCTCCTCCAGGCCTGCTTCGCTGACCTCAAGAAGAACATCGAGAAGGGTGTTGCCTTCGTGGCCTCCAACCCCGGCAAATAA